The genomic interval agcagcctgcttcttctcttctttcgcgttaaaactgattaagtcagtttttgtgttgcaattacttagtaagttttctttaatttttcacttaagctggcacttaagtcttcaatctgtctcaagaataatttaagatatgaagaggtaggggaagtgacggcgaaggtggtagggatgagaacggcacctgtacgcatgtgccgcacagccaccctgctggcgaGAGTtgaatctacaataaaataaaattaaaataaaaagaggaatagccttggaggtcaatcatcaccccgaaagcagatagtagacgtcacttagtatatgtgtaccaaatttcaggtcaataggtcaaatggtttgtgagctacaggtgatttaaaatcctggacagacaaacacagtcacagcgtattacagtatatattatattatattaaaatgaaatttctaCACATTTTGTACATGCAAGTTAATtctataatataatttttttttcctatttttttctcttgctgttTCTTTGCAACTATGCTTTTTCTAGGATGGGAAGACTCAAAGACTTACAAGTATAGTGTGGTTTGAAATGGTGAGTGTTAGAGCTCAATCTAATATTTCTAgcaatttaaattttctttctcccTACATTTGCTTATTATAAATCACAGATTGCTTTTACTGCTGTTTATTTGTAGACTTggaaaaatagttttatttcatGGAATCCAGATGATTTctgtggaataaaaaaaatgaagatcccCTTGGACATTCTATGGATGCCTGATATCTATATTTATGAAAAGTAAGCAAACTTGTGGTTCATTTATGTAAACGGTCatctttgtcaaaaaaaaaaaaaacaaattatggtGCAGCACACAACAGTCATATCTAGAAACCAACTGTTTATTGTACTTTGTGTgggttaattaaataaatgtacaggGTGAACAACATGAATGTTCATGCATGGGAGGCTTTCGTTTTATCACAATATTTTAAGTCAGCCTATCTGCAGATACAGTGCATGTTTTGAATGTGGAACCTTTGTCTTTAGGATATGTGGACTTGAtgatactgtatagatagatagatagatagatagatagatagatagatagatagatagatagatagatagatagatagatagatagatagatagatagatagatagatattaccaTAGTGCAGAATAAAAAGTGCAACACATATAGGAATTCAGAGTCACTTCCTCTTGTTTCCTTGAAAAGTGTTCAGCTGAATAATGAAAACATTTAGTGTACTTTATGTGAAATTTCTGTGTTTTCAGTCAACTGCACAGCAATTTTCTTCTTAACAACAGTATAGCTAAACACAGTTACTGCATACATAAGGCTAAGCACGCAACTAGGTATGAAATTAAAATGGGTAAAGTGTACTTACCTATAATGTTACGCCCATGGatatttttaaatccaaattcaagagaatattccttcttctcaccagtacatcatagtTACTCGATATCTGATTATTTCTTCATCGATAATAATTTATTGCcgactatcaaatcttgtaaatacaatgctattgttattacTGATAATGCCCCTCTGAGTTTGGAGCTCGAGCCTGATACACTCAATTTGTAGATGCCGCCTTAATTCCCTGTCATTAGCAGATGTGAACTTTACAGAATTCACTTCCAAACAAATGGATTAtcttttagagacaaatgcatcctcagaggtttcctCAGGAATACTTTatgaaactctgaaggcattttttagaggacagattatttcatatctttcccataaaaacaaattggaaaccaagatggtgtcagagttaatcagtgagcTCTCCAAAATAGACTGAGAATTTGCCAGTTCTCCAAAAGAGGGAATTGCCGGGAAATGACAAGACTCTACAATCAGAATTGAATCTCTTGAcatcaaaagaaacagcacaacatcattattatgaactcagagagaaggctaataagatcttagctcacgcaattcacaagcaggaagttctcaACACAGTGACAGAAATTAGCAACACAAATAGGAGATAAAATCATTtactgtaaaaatactgtataataacgtTATACCATGAGCAATAAAGTAATTATACTGCAATTAGTAACAGTGCAGTAGTAACTTACACTGGAACAACAGGCACAAggagtttttaattatttttacatggatttctgtttttctgcaggtctgatatttcttctttttatattattaattttcatcATTCTAGGTGCCTTCCACACTTGCCGTGTATTCTTATTGTACGGCTTGAGACTGTCAACATACACtgatcagtcacaacattaaagCCACTAACAGGTGGAGTGAATAATGTTGATTATCTTTTTACAATGTCAAGGTGTGGGAAATGTTAGGCAGCAATTGAACAGTCACTTCTTAAGGgtaagcaggaaaaatgggcaagtgtaaggtTCAGAGTAACTTTGAAAAGGGCAAAAATGTTAAgtctagatgactgggtcagggcATCTCCCAAATGGCAGGTCTTATGGGGTGTCCCcaatatgcagtggttagtacctaccaaaagtggacCAAGAAAGGGCAACCAGTGAACCATAGGTGACCAAGGCTAACTGATGTATGTATGGAGcaaaggctagcctgtctggtccATTCCcgcagaagagctactgtagcacaactTACAGAAACAATTAATGCTGGCCattagagaaaggtgtcagaacaaaaagtgcatcACAGCTTGTAGTGCATGGGACTTCGTAGCTGTAGACTAGTGATGCTGCCCCCTGTCCACCTACAAAAGCGCCTACAATGGGCACATAAGTGTCAGAACTGGACTGTGGAGCAATGGAAGATGGTGGCCTGGTCTGGtgaatcatattttcttttagatcatgtggatggccaggTGTGTGTGCGTCATTCACCTGGAGAAAAGATGatagcaggatgcactatgagaAGAAGGCAAGTCGGCAGAAGCACTGTGATGCTCTTTTGGAAGTGTTCTGTTGGGAAACCTTGGgttctggcattcatgtggatgttactttgacatgtaccacctacctaaagattgttgtagaccacataaaccccttcatggcaatggtgttgcctgatggcagtggcctctttcagtgGGATAATGCACTCTGTCACACtgaaaaaattgttcaggaatggtttaaaGAACATGACAaaaaggtgttgacttggcctccaaattcccgaaatctcaatccaatcaagcatctgtgggatttGCTGAAAAAACAATCCATGGAGaccccacctcacaacttacggGACTTACAGCGTCTACAGCTGATGTGTTTGTGCCAGATACCAACAGGACATCTTCAGGGGTCtagtggagtccatgcctcgacaagtcagagctgttttggtggcatgagggagacctacacaatattaggcaggtgattttaatgttgtgactgattgTTGTATTGATCTTGTAAAGTGAGAATTGCTAATCACATGAACCATTCAGGTTGGAATAGCTATAATTCTTGAAATATATTATTGCCATAACAGCTTGCTCTTCTCTATGCAGCATAGATGAAGATTTATCCATCAAAGTCAATTTTCTAGAAATAAACTATGATGGCACTGTTTCTCAGTCCAAGCCCTGGAGGATTGTCACCAGCTGCAATATGAATGCATATGGGTTTCCATTTGATAGGCAGACATGCTTTTTAACATTCGGCCCTTATGTAAATACAGGTGAGTTGCTCTGTAAATCCAAAATAAGATTCATCCAGTCGGGGGATTTCCATTCCTCCTTCTGCTTGAAAGCTCCTAccattttcacaaaatgtatagCATTGCTTGTACTTTTTATTACAGTGGAGGAAATAATTGTGGGAGCTGCATCCAATTCCACCACCGTACAGAAGCTTACTGACCAACACTATATTGATAGAGGAGAATGGGATCTTCAGAGTATTGAAGTCAGTAACCAAAATCTGACATTTGGAGAGGAAGTATTTAGTAAAGTCAGATACACAGTAAGTTCTCCCATATGCCTTAATTGTACAGTATGCTCACTGCAccaataatggatgaatggatttgtCTTGGAGGCATTTAACTGTCTGTGCCAGGTTTACACAACATACTCGTCTTCCATAAAGCAGGCAGTCTCAGCATTAAGTAAATAGTCATTATTCTGAATTAGAAAACTTCCTTTTTGAAAAACTGCTGCAGACAGAGACACACCTGCTAAAACaacagatgtaaaaaataaatagtaatagcATTTAAGCAGGATGTGGGTGTCCTCATGAAAGTCataaactgaaactattaatgcTTCCTTTGAAGATTTAGATGAGGCCAGATGTGAGCAGAGAGCATAAATCTTCCATaactttccttcttcttttttccagttAAACCTACGGCGAATACCAGTGCTCTATATTATTAATCTGGTGGTTCCAGCATGTTTCCTCATCATCCTCGACTTTGCCAGCATGTTTATTCCCATTAATGGAGGGGAAAGATTAGGATTCAAGATCACAGTTGTCCTCGGATTTTCTGTGCTGCTACTGATCATGAATGACCTTCTGCCAAGTACTAGCAGTACACCTTTGTTAGGTAAAGACAACTCTTGTGAAAGAGGAGCTTCCTTATGGTGTCTCCCCATGACAAGAACAATGACAAGGCACAGTCCATCAAAACTGGGGTGTTTACTATAaaataatacatagaaaaaaatcaacataagGAGCACACAAAGTACACAAGAAAAGACCAGGCAATGAATCTGCTGTTTCACTGTATTTTCAATACCTACTGTAAATACTATAAATATAATCTGTGTCTGTTTGGTGAGGTGAGTCATCCAAATGTACGTCTCTGAAGTATCCCATTTTAAATGATCTCCATTCTTAACTCCCTTCTCACTTTCTTTGGGTCTCAGTGAGTCTTCATCCTCCATCTGGTTAAGTCTTTGAGCCGAGCATTCTCCCAGTTTTAGACTGTCTAACCATTGCACACAGGAGGCAAAAAAACTTCCCAGTATCACATCTTGGGTCAAGACGACACACTCTGGCAACAGGACCACCAGGATAGGACCTCCTATAGGGATGTCTTGAGTCCCTGCTCATTTGAACCCTCAGTAGTTCTTAAAGGGCCAAGTTTCCTGCTGTCTATTTCTTTAAATGGGCCAAATGATAACACGCCTTTCAGTCAGGCACAGTATTGTGTACCATCTGATGAGTCCTCTGTGAccttaagcttaaattgtaaaaatgttctTATAATCATGACCCTGTTCAGACACACATTGGCTAAGAGCTTGTGTGTCTTCTTCGTCAGCCCTTCAtggcttttatctctctctctctctctctctctcttagcagATGGACAAGCATCCCTGACATCTGCTGAAGTGCCTCCCTCTAGCTTTCTGGGGAAGAGAATGTTTCACTTTTTGGGCACCACTTAAGATGGTTCCTACCACTACCTTTTACCAACCTTATACCTATGACACTGTATGCTCAGATACCTtataattaattttctgaacctgctttctcACTTGGTTGTTTTGAGAAGTTGAAGCCTATCAGAGTAGAAAtggatgtaaaaaacaaaataaccctAAATGGGGCACTACACTCACATAAGGCATGACAGCCAGGAATCAAGCCAGGGATGAGGTATGCCATTCCACCacataattaaaatttttaacaaataCACATATTACTAATATATCTGATATGCTTTTCTGATAATGGTAAAAATATCAGAATTATGTATTTGCACAGAATTACTGCCTCTATAGCACAATTCCTTGAACTCTTCACTAGGGCTTTACTTCAGTGATCTACAAGACAAGGCCCACAGAGCCTAATGACCACCATGACTTATTCCTTGAATGTATTTGTAACATGTGCTCAGTCCACTATGCATGTCTGTGTTGGAAAAGATGCTACAAAACGGAATATAATTCTCACTTTTTGATGTCCTGGAACAACTCTGCTTCTTAGCCATTCACAATACAGGCTGAAAAATCAATCCTTCCTCTATCAAACTTACATAATCCTGTTTATGGATGCAGGGGTTTGAGCTTTTCTCAGTAAACTGGGTAAAAAGCAAGAAGTAGTATCAGACAGGAACCCAATCTATCAAGGGACACAcactcacatccatccatccatctattttccaactattttccaacccgctgaatccgaacacagggtcacgggggtctgctggagccaatcccagccaacacagggcacaaggcaggaaccaatcccgggcagggtgccaacccaccgcagacatttaATCATAGagaccaatttagagttaccaaatTACCTTCCCTGGGCATCTTTAGGATGTTAATggcttttcttcaggtactccattttttctcatttgtttcaAAGAGATGCGTGTTTAGCTAATGGGCAACTCTAAAACAGCTTTGTGTGGTTGTGCGCTCAGACACGAGCAAGAGGCTTACCTACacgaatgtgccctgtgatgaaacAGAGCCCTGGCCAGAGCTGGTTCTTGCTGTGAACCCTATGTTACAGTTATAGGATTTACAGTTTGAagataaatattcttttttttattttattgatttttttaaaatcaagtaacattCTATACAACTAACTCAAGTTTTACCAAAATAAATCGAAATTTATCgaaataaatcaacccccacccctgagaaagagagttaggccagcagagtaaaactttaagctagtaaaaataagtaaataaatgaataaagataaaattagtaaaagaggggagaaaacctgcttcctcaatttaaatgcttattctaaaatgttattgattagatcctgccaggttttgaaaaagttttgtacagatcctctaagtgcaaatttgatttggAAGAAGAtaaatattcttttatatttatgtttcattttatgtAAGACCTGCCATGgtgaggtggcacagtggtacacTGTTCAGCACTTCTGCACCACAGCAGCAACtgagtgggttcaaatcctggcatgGGCACTGTCTGGATGATGTCTGAACCTTTTCCTAAGGCTGCAGCTTCTCTTGATTCCTCCATATCCCAAAAACTGTGCAGTTTACATTGATAGGTGAATTGGCCTGGAATGGGTTGATGTACGTCTAAGTGAGTGTATGTGAGACATGCTGGCACGTTGTCCTGGACTGGGTCACGCCTTAGCCATGACACAGGTATGTTGGCTTCCATTATCTTGAATTGGAATAAATATGTCTAGAAAATTAAGAGATGAATAAGGCTTTCAACGTGTGTGCCAACACAATCAACAAGTGTACTAAATTCTGGTTTGACTGTTATGCAGTGCTAAATTTCTGTTGGAGCTGACAGCCCTACTTCTTGTTTTGAGTCCTCCAGGACTTCTAAATGCACATGACACCAAAATCTACataaattacttgtttttaactttctataaTGGACATTAGGACCATTTAAGTTTGCAAGATATCCATGTTAAACATtaacttacagtatgtgtgtgagtgtatgtgtgaacAGTACAAATTCCATGTTTTATTCAATGATGTATTTTCGATGTTAACAGCATTCCAGTGCCAAATTGTTGTTGATAGCACACCCCCATACTGCCCCCTGCAGTCACTATGAGCGCCAACATCTCATGACTTACAAAGTAagaacatttcatttttcacacatttgtACAACTTTTTTGTCACTGTTTTCATTTATCATTTCAGGAGTCTTCTTTTCACTCAGCATTGCCCTGATGGTTATCAGCATCTTTGCAACAATTAGCATCCTTTATATGGTGGAATTATCTTCAATGCGGAAAggtgtccctatttttttgaAGAAATGGGTGCTGACATATCTGGCAAAGATTTTGCTGGTGAAACACCAACCTGTAGGTAGTGGAGATGCAGCAGAAATCAATCATACTTTTACAAGTAAGACTTAACACAGTATACCCTCAATGTGTAAGATTGCAATTTTTAAAGATTAAGCCAAATAATCAGTGATGAGATAAAATGTAATGCTATTCTGGAAGTCCATATGGAACACAATACAGTAACTAAAAGACAGGCAGGATATTCCTTAATAAGGTGTTTACAGTATAAATCTAAACATTGTGTGTATATCATAATATTTATGAAATATACATGTATCATCTATTTTCCACATGTGTGGTataaatcaacatcttaattaaagaaggaaacttatcctctaacagaacaaatctctctattatataaaaaaatcctttgacgtgacgagactttttggagaTGAGacattttggaagagagattttttcaagtcccacgagacgagacttttgccttgagtGTTTtgaagtcacgccctcctctcaaacattttcaaacaagaccacagtcctcTCGCcgctcattcatgtgaatgcttttgtcagacacactgacactgcgctctcagctcttatacattttaacattttcctcactttaagttcccaattaaagaagacttattatgttgaaatcctattgaagaatttcatcatgaggggttatcaacataaaaaatgagtacacgtgcAATCCTAGTACAGAGAAACAGgccagtcaaatgaattaacgacaaaaatgtcgattggttacacatcaaattggttaaatgcatatcaatagactatgctgaaacagctggtggtgatcgtgcggaagatgaaaacaacatctTACAAAACCccaagaatatctacaaccgttaacaacgtCCGGTCTTAcaacacacaaattactgtagaaagaaggatgtatccaagaaaggtaatgtagtacatcttccacggataacattagacaacaaaggagatcttgatatgccatttgtattaaaatattaacagtttCCGGTtataatagcttttgcaaagacaattaataaatctcagagccaaacattcaaaaaagtcattttatttaatagagagaaaaaaactgaatttaatcatgggcagttataacTTGTATTgaagcatatgtaacaattcccatgaaaataaaaatctgtttaaattgtacatccgcatacgcaagtggcagaactgcaaagaggctagcgcatagcacaggctggaagttggcgagcaaagtgagcagggggcgaagtgCCCTagtcttaattaaagaaagaaacttatcctgtAAAAGGACAAATCTGGTAAAAGCTGATTACTGAAATCAGCCAGGAGAAAAGCTTGTCTATCTGCGTCACCAAGCTGAGGAGGGAGCATTCtttacagcagtctgttacagcatgatgAGAATGGTCAAATATTAAAGGTGTAAATCTATTTTATAAGCAACAGAATTTACATAGCAATGCAAGCAACTCTGGTTGGTCAttagtttacacccaaatgatctatataaaataaaaatctattttattatattctgatACATCTTATATCTtttgggttgagccaccacccttgaaatttctgtgtatgtaacaaTTGCCCAATCTGGTTGTTCActggacatctgctgatttcttagtcatctttcagtacattttgttgttcacttgacttttATATTGGGTTTcttgatatgcctgaacaggtgtatgacatttattaaccttttatgctatttctttaagatgaatgttaTATTGTATTATGGAAAGCATATTGAAAGACATGTACAAGCCATTATTCCTTAATTTGTGTGACTGTGGACTTTTTATGTTTGGTTAAGTTAGAAAATTCCAAGTGTAAAACAATTCTTACCATTTCTGTTTTCAGTAGTCAGTCTCATTTCATATTTTGCTCATTTCGTGCTATAAATCAGACTTGCCTTATGTATTACATTTTGGcagtttcattttttccttttactttttctagACATCAACCTGGCAAATAATTTATCAGAAACAATGAAAGAAGAACAGGCTGTGGACAATAGCAGAGCACAAGTCAAGCTCTGGAGGAAATTGCTCTCTGAAGTCACCAGGATTCGTCAGCAGTTGGCCAAAATCAGACAAGATGAAGAGACTCGCTCAGAGTGGCAGATGGTGTCTTATGTGGTGGACAGGTTCACGTGCATCCTTTACTTCTTGACTATGGTGATCAGTATGACAGCAGTAATAGCTGTTTGGGGAAGAGGATGAGAATAAAACTACAGACTGAATTTTGCAATGCACTCTCTTACATGTACACGTtggccattttttattttcagtgttaGCCTGAAAAGGTGTTTTTTTGACTCATGAGAAAATTACATTGCTTTCCACCAATTTGATTCACTGGTTTTTGCTCAAAATTTACTGCATTAAACACAAGCTGatcattctaacagatgatgATAACAGAATGAACGGAGAATAACTGAGAAATGTACTGTCCTCACTGAATACAAACTCAGTTTACCAGTTAGCTGCGTACCCATACAAACACATCTCTGGAAGTCATCAGGAAATCATCACCTCCTCTATGACTTCCATAAGCCTGTAAGATGCTCGTAATTGACCCCACTCAAAATGAGAGAGTTATAGTTTGCAATCATTGTAGTATCTTTCATCAAACTGTTTAATTCTTAATCTGATTTTCCATTTAAAGAATCCTCCCAATTCACAACATCTTCCTGAAATCAGTCCTTATTAGGTTAGGCTATCTACTAGGGAGCCGCTTCATTGTGAGCATTTACACAGGCAGAAAGTGTGAAACTGCAGATTGAATTTCATAAACAGATGTTCAGTGCAGACTTCATAAAATTACAATGCACTTTGCATAAAAAACAATATAtcaggtgtcacacacatgcgactgggaggcagctagagtgcctaaataatagtagtaccatgtcagaccagggggtggcgagctgcactaactttctctctctgtcctctgcagGCTATCaccgggaaatcccactaggtgccgGGACCCATAGATGACGTCACTTACGGGGCCAGGCCAATAGATGACGTCATTCCCAgtcctgaagacgtcacttccggttcctgcccagatgacgtcacttcctgtcatggcctttaaaaccgccatcttgccaaaccaaaatcagttctgttttagacttcaaccTTAACACAACTAATCAAAAtgtaaccttttgcagccagggcacaatatatgggtggctgccccaaaccttttgttTTTTAGTAGCTCAGACATTTCTAATGGGAGCAGAGCCTGCATCGGGTTTTTCCGAACCACAGGACAAACCTCGCACCCAGAAACTCAGCcctggtactctcccacctggttatCCTTCAGTTCCTCTCCCGGTTTCTTCTGGGcttgcatcctgccgactacgccactgtgataaagccacccatatattgtgccctggctgcaaaatgttaAGTTTTGATGAGTTGTGTTCAGGCTgaggtccaaaacaaaactgattttggtttgacaagatggcggttttaaaggccatGACAGGAAGTAACGTCTTCaggcctggaagtgatgtcatctatggGGCCAGAACCTAGTGGGATTTCACggagatagtctgcagaggatgtagagagaaagttagtgcagcttgccaccccctggtctggcgtggtactactagctgcctcccaatcgcacatgtgtgacacagaaTACCAACAAACTGATATCATAGTAAATCATTATTGTATACAAATACTAGGGTGGCAcaatggtggtgctgctgcctcacaacaaggacaCTTGAGGTTTGTGCCCCAGGtgctccctatgtggagtttgcatgttcttcctgtgtttatgtggttttccacccacagtccaaaggcaagcAGGTTGGGTGACTTGGCATTGCTATATTGGCCCGTGTGTTTGTgtattgtttctgtcttgtgcccagtgcctgCTATGATAGGCTCCAATTTCCCTGCAACCCATGATAGGTCTCTACAACCCTAAATTGGACAAATCATTtattaacaagttagaaaatttaCACTTCACATAACATTGAGGCGTGCTTatttaactgatttgaaaatggGGGCATTTAAATGTAGTTGTTACTTCAACAATAAGTcaactattaatatttttaaaacaatgaagtatattaaaaaataat from Erpetoichthys calabaricus chromosome 9, fErpCal1.3, whole genome shotgun sequence carries:
- the LOC114657224 gene encoding 5-hydroxytryptamine receptor 3A-like; amino-acid sequence: MSCNIKQINVSVVISFPLPDASFATTSCSYTDLVEYLNLTDTQRFLMVRPVTNWQDPTYVEVDMSLDNIVQLDGKTQRLTSIVWFEMVSVRAQSNTWKNSFISWNPDDFCGIKKMKIPLDILWMPDIYIYENIDEDLSIKVNFLEINYDGTVSQSKPWRIVTSCNMNAYGFPFDRQTCFLTFGPYVNTVEEIIVGAASNSTTVQKLTDQHYIDRGEWDLQSIEVSNQNLTFGEEVFSKVRYTLNLRRIPVLYIINLVVPACFLIILDFASMFIPINGGERLGFKITVVLGFSVLLLIMNDLLPSTSSTPLLGVFFSLSIALMVISIFATISILYMVELSSMRKGVPIFLKKWVLTYLAKILLVKHQPVGSGDAAEINHTFTNINLANNLSETMKEEQAVDNSRAQVKLWRKLLSEVTRIRQQLAKIRQDEETRSEWQMVSYVVDRFTCILYFLTMVISMTAVIAVWGRG